The nucleotide sequence AATATTGAAAAGGTAAAAAATAAAAAAATTAATACTAAAAAACTTTTTCTCATACTTAGCCCCCGAAATTATTGTTTCACATTATTTTTATAGATTTCAGTTTTGATTAGATTCCCTTTTTTATCATAATATAGACGTTCATTCTCTTTCTTATCATCAACAAAATATGCTTTTTCTTCTATCATCCCATTTTCATAGTATACAATAGCAATGCCATTTTTATAAAGAATTTTTTTCTTTAACTTTCCATTTTCATAGTAAGTTAAAGATTCTCCTTCTCTTTTTCCATTTTTAAAAAACGACTTATTTTCAAGTTTTCCACTAGGGTAATATATAAAAGCCTCTCCATCCAAAAGTCCATTTATAGAAAAAACCTCTTCTTGTTTATTCCCATTTTTATGGTAAGTTATTATCTTTGTTTTTTCATTCTCTAAAAAGAATATTGTAGCTTTTAATATCTTATTTTTTGTATATATATCTTGTTGAACAATCTCTTCATTTTTAAAGATATTTTTTTTGATCTCATTGTTTTCATGAACTTCTTCTTCTAATATAATGCCATCTTTAAAAATAGCTTTATTTCTTATTTTACCATCTTCAAAATAATTTATTGCTTCTCCATCTAACTTTCCATTTTTCATAAAGTATTTTTCTTCAAGTTGTCCATTTTCATAATAAAATAGACCTTCACCTTCTTCATTTCCATTCTTATAAGTATTTTTTACTTTAATATTCCCATTTTGATAATATGAAATGTATGTTCCCTCAGCAAGAGAATTTTTGAAAGGAGTTATTGCTTTTATTTCACCTTCTTCGTAGTATTCTCTTTTTTCTCCATTAAAAAGACCATCTTTTTTAAAAATTAAGTATCCTTCTAAAAGCTTATTTTTAAATTCTTCAGTAATTATTTCATATAAATTTAAATCATAGCTCTTATCAGTTACTAAAGAAAAACTAGCATTATCTTTCATAGCTTTAACTAAAGTAGATTTTATAATTTTTCCATCTTTGTAGAAAACAGAACCTGCACTTTTACCATTTCTAAGGAAGGCTTTAAACTCTCCATCTCTTTTACCGTCTTTATTATTTCCTTGTACTTTTATTTGTCCATTTTTATAGTACTCGATGTATTTTCCATTTGGAATAGGAGGTTGTCCTTTTATAATTTTTAATTCTAGAATATATGCCAACTTTCCATCACTATAATAGCCTCTATCTGTATTTTTTCCATCAATAGCATAACTATATATAAACAGATTTCCATTTTTATCATACTTTCTGTATAAGGCATAAAGATCCTTTTCTGTTTCACTAGTAAGAGAAGAAATCATATACAATTTTCCCTCACTATTGAAATATTGAGTGATTTCAGTTTCTGGTTTTATACCAGCAATACTTCTTGTAATAAGGACAGTTCTATCATCTTCCATTTCAAATGTATATTCCCTATCAGCTGTTCCTTTTCTTTTAGTCATTTCTTCTCTATAGTCTTTTTTTAATTCTTCCTTTATCAGTTGATCAATTTTACTAAAAAAGTTATTCAATTCTTTTTCAGTTTTAAATGGGTGAGCATTGGCAATAGAAAATACAGATAACATTAAAATTAAAGTAACAAAAAATTTTTTCATGTAAATCCCCCCAAAGTAAAATTATTTAGCTAAGTCTTTTAAATCATAAGGTGTTAGTTGATAAACAGCATTTAACCAATTATGATAGAATAAATGTGCTGTTGTTTTCCAAGTTTGTAAAGGTTTTTTAGTATCGTCATCATTTGGAAAATAATTTACAGGTACTTGTATTTCTAGTCCCTTATCCTTATCTCTTCTATATTCTCCTAATAAAGTTTCTCTATCATATTCTAAATGTCCTGTAATAAAGATTTTTCTTAAATCTTCAGTACTTATAAGTAAAGAACCCACTTCTGATTTTGCTAAAATTTCTAGTTCTTTTGTTGAAGCTAGTTTATTTTCATCTATATGAGTATGTCTTGAATGAGGTGCTAAGAATACATCACTAAATCCACGAATTAAAGGATTTCCTGACTCAACTATTTCATGTTCAAACACTCCAAAGACTTTTGCTGGTTGAATTGTTTTAGCAATCTTGTAGTCATTATATAGACGAGCTTGTGCTGCCCAACATATATGTAAACATGAGAAAACATGAGTTTTACTCCATTCAAATATTTTTTGTAATTCTTTCCAATAATCTACTTCTTCATATTCCATCTGCTCAACAGGAGCACCTGTAATTATTAAAGCATCATAGAAATTATCTTTTATATCATCAAAATATTGATAAAATTTTTCTATATGGCTTAAATTTGTATTTTTAGATTCATGATCTTTCACCATAAGAAATTCAACATTTATTTGTAAAGGTGAATTTCCTATAAGACGAAGTAATTGAGTTTCAGTTTCTTCTTTTTTAGGCATTAGATTTAATATTAAAATGTTTAATGGACGGATATCTTGCGTATTAGCACGAGCTTCCTCTATAAAAATAATTCCTTCTTCTGTTAATTGATTTTTAGCCGGTATATCATTTGCAACACGAATTGGCATTTTTTTTCTCCCTTCAAATTAAGTATTATTTCCATTATAAAAATAATACACTTCTCTTTTTATCTTTGTTAGATAATTATAGTATATTTTCTACTTATTTTCAATCTATGAATTCAGATTAGTTGTCAAAAAAAACTATTAATTATCAAAATTTTATTGAAACTATTATGAAAAGTATGTTATACTTTTTAATGGCAATATACTTTTTATTAACATTTTTTTAAGGGGGATAAAATTATGAAAAAATTTTTGATATTTCTTTTAGCAGTTTTGGCATTAACTTTTGTTGCTTGTGGAAAAGATAAAGATATAGAAAGCTATCTGGATATGGAAAGAATTAACTCTGAATTCAATATAGAAAAACAAGATAAGGAACAGATTAAATTTACAGATAAAGATAAATCTAGATCAGCATATAGAATTTTTAATTTTCAAAAAATGAAAAGTGTAGACTTTAAAAATCCTAAAAAGATTGATAAACTAGAAGAATTCTATCTTGGAAAGAATTGTGACATCATATACAAAGATGAAAGTACTATAATAGTATTAGTTTTAGCACAAGATCATAGTTATGCCTATAACATACAAAGCTTTGATGACAGTAAGACCGAATTAATGATAGCAGTTTCAATTGGTTCTGATAAAGAGCTATCTGAAGATGAATTATTTAATCTTTTAGATGAAGCTAAATCTTTTCTTAAATAATAAGATTGCATTAATTTTTAAAAAGGAGATTGATTATGAAAAAAATTCTAGTACTTTTCTTAAGTCTTTTAGCATTAGCTTTTGTTGCTTGTGGTAAGGAGAAGGATATAAGAGATATCCTTGATAAAGAAAAAATTAGTTCTGAATTTAATATAGTAGAAGAGAGTGAAAAATATTTTGAATTTAAAGATAAAGATGATAATAGAGATGTATTCAGAATCTTTATGTATGAAAAGATATTAAGTGTAGACTTCAAAAATCCTAAAAAGATTGATTCTTTAGAGGAAGGATATATTGAACAAGGTTGTGATATCATATACAAAGACAAAGATACTATAATGATTGGTATATTTGATCCTGAGGTTGGTTATGGTTATAATATACATAATTTTGATAATAGCAAGACTACCTTAGAGATTATAGTGGCAATTGGTTCACAAGATGAACTTTCAGAAAAAGATTTATTTGAAATTCTAAAAGAAGCTAAATCTTTTATTAAATAATGTATGGTATTAAATTTTTAACAATAAATATTTTTAAAGGAGATTTTTAATTATGAAAAAAATTACAATGTTTTTTTTGGCAGTTTTGGCATTAACTTTTGTTGCTTGTGGTAAAGGAGAGGGAGGAATTGTTGATAAAATTAAAAGCTTAGATAATACAACAAGTCAATCTGAAACTAGTACTGATTCTTTAGACCATGGAGACAAGGGAGAATATCTTGATATAGATAAAATTGTTTCTGAATTTGATATAGCAGAAGAAGATGAAGAACATATTGAATTCCAAGATAGAGATCAAGAAAGAGCAGTGTTTAGAATTTTTATCTTTGAAAAAATGAACAAACTAGACTTTAAAAATCCTGATAGAATGGATATATTAGAAAATTTCTATATCGAAAAGAATTGTGACATTGTATATAAAGATGATGAAACTATAATAATTAAGTTAGAACAAGGGGGTGCTCTTGCCTATAATATACATAACTTTGACGATACTAAAACTGAGTTAGCTGTCATAGTTTCAATTGGTACAGACAGAGAATTATCAGAAAATGAGTTATTTGATATTTTAAAAGAGGCTAAATCTTTTATAAAAAAATAGACAATAACAAGCAGAATCTAAATTGGAGAAATAAAAATGAAAAAATATGTTGAGAATGCTGGTTCTTGTATTGTAACAAAATCTATATTGAATGGTGAAACTAAATTTAGATGGTTATTTCGTGAAGAACCTCTTAATAATATTGACACAGGTTGGATGGCTTTTGGTGATAGTGACAATGATGAATATGTAAACGATCCAAAAAATCTTACTGTTGTGGATTTAAACACTTTAATCAATATTGAGCCTACTATTTTAAATGTCTATGAAATGCCAGTAGGAACTGATTTAATCTTTATAGAAGAAGATGGAGAGAAGTATTTTATCAATGCAAAAACTAATGAGCAAATAAGGGAAAAAGTAAAATCACCTTTTATGATAGCATTTGAAAATAATCTAAACTTTTTAAGAAAAGATGAATATTCGAAAGAATTCATAGAAAATCTTTTTATAGAATCAAATAAAATAAGCCTACATACTATTGGAGAAGTTGATTTTCCAACAGGACGGGTAATTATTGCTGACCCTTTGTGTTATTTACATAGTGAAGAAAATAGAAAAATCTTGGATAGAACTATTCCTATTGGAAAATATGAAGTTGAACTTGCAATTTTAAACTCAAAAACTGTTTTTAAAAGAGTGATAGGAGCAAGATTAAAAATTAAAAATGATAAGATTATTCGTTATGAACAAACTCAAAATATTTCTAGTAGCTTCAACGGTTTTGGTGTTGATGCTGGGCTAGCAAGTTTCTGTGATGCTTCTGTTGCAGAAGAATATACTAAATTTTGGTATGATTGGATTAAAAATAATCCTAATAAAAATCACTATAACGATTATTTTTCTAAATTTTTCCAAAGAAAACAGTTCATTCATTGGGAGATTCCTGGAACAAATCATAAAATTACAATGTTTGAAACAGGTTTTGGAGATGGTTACTATATGAGTTTATATGGACTTAATGAAAAAGATGAAGTTTGTGAATTAGTTATACCTTTCATTAATCCTGAACTTGTGGATTAAGTAAAAAGAATAAGCCAATTGTAGATTAAAAATCTTATAGTTGGCTTTTTTACATGTATTTATTTTCGTAACCTAATTTGACTGCTAAAAGAAAAAGCAACCTTTACAGATTGCTTTTTTATTATATTTTTTCTTTTATAAACTCTACAAGAATTATCTTATCCTGAGCGACACCCTGAGCGTCATTCTGAACGACATTTTGAACGACATTGTTTTCTCCAACTTTTTGAGTTGCTATTTTTTCAAATACAGTTATTTTAATTTCCCTTTATTTTTGCTTAGAAAAATAATCTTTTGTTTGTTTACTAACTTGAGGGAATAAGATTATCAATGCAATTAAGTTAGGTATTATAACTAATCCCATTGCCACATCTTGTATTGTCCAAACTAAACTTATTTTTGTTATAGCTCCAATTATACATAAGAATGGGAATACAAATCTTACTTTATCTGTAACTTTAGGACCAAAAGCATAAGTAAAACTTTTAGCTGCATTGAACCATTGTCCCATCAAAGTTGTAAAACAGAAAAGTAAAAGTGCAAATGTGGCTAAATGCTTTAGTGGTTCCCATACTGTTCCAAAAGATTCTATTGCCATTACAGCTGGGCTTAAATCTGATTGATAGATTCCTGTTACTCCAATAACTATTGCTGTTATAGAACAAATTATTATAGTATCTAAGAATACTTCTGTTACTCCTGTTATTCCTTCTTCACAAGGATGATCAACTATTGCTGAACCGTGTGCAAAAGGTGCTGTTCCTTCCCCAGCTTCATTTGAGTACATACCACGTGTTATACCATATTGCATAGCTCTTGCTATAATATATCCTCCTGTTCCACCTGCTGCTGCTTTCATAGAAAAGGCTTGTGTGAATATTTCTTTAAATACTCCTGGAACTTCTTGGATATGTAATAATATTACTAATAATCCTACTGCAACATAGAATATTGACATTATAGGAACTAATGAAGTAGCTATATTAGCAAGTCTTTTTAACCCTCCTAATACAACTGCCATCAAACAACAAATTAAGATTACTCCTGTTAACCAAGTAGGAACATTGTAATTAGATTTTAAAACTCCTGATATAGTATTAGATTGCACTAAATTTGCTCCCATCATCTTTGTACACATCAAAACTGCTATAACAATTCCTAACCAAGGAGCTTTCAATCCATCTCTAATATAGTACATAGGTCCACTTAGCAAGTTTCCTTCTGAATCTTTTCCACGATATAGTTGAGATAGAACTATTTCACCATATTTTAAAGCCATTCCAAAAAATGCAGCTACCCACATCCAAAAAACAGCTCCCATACCTCCAGCAGCAACTGCAGTTGCAACTCCTACAACATTTCCTCCTCCTACATTTCCAGCAAGTGTTACCATCATTGCTTTAAATGTTGAGATTGAACCCGAACCTTTTTCATCGTTTCTTGCTTTAAATGAGTCAACTAAAGTCTTTTTCATAATAAATTTAAAGTATCTAACTTGTATGAACCCATTAGTAAATGTATACAAAATACCTAATGCTAAAAGTACATAAACAAGCCATCTTCCCCATAACCATTTATTTACGGTTGTCAAAAATAATTCCAAACTTTCCATAATATCTACCCCCTATTTATTTTCATTTATTATTTTCTTCACTAAATCAGGATAATTACCAATTAAGATATCTATTCCTTTATTGATTAAATCCTTTATATCTTCTTCTTTATTAACTGTCCAAGTATTAATTTCAATATTATTTTTTTTCAATTCTTCCACAACTTCAGGAATTAAATTATTAAATCTTGGATGAAAACATTCAATCCCATGAGAAGCTGTGTATGCTCCAGCATCTATTATCCAATCTTCAGATAAGAAACCACATTTTAGTTCAGGAGCTATTTTCTTCATTCTTAACACAGAAAAATGATTAAAACTTGAAATTATAACCTTCTTTTCCAGTTTATATTCTTTAATAAGTTTATACACTTTTTCTTCTATTCCTAGATATTGATTTATCCCTGTTTTTAATTCAATATTAGTAACAAAATCTAAATCTTTTACCAATTCAAAATATTCTTTTAATGTTGGAATTTTATTAAATCCC is from Fusobacterium periodonticum 1_1_41FAA and encodes:
- a CDS encoding DUF2185 domain-containing protein, which gives rise to MKKYVENAGSCIVTKSILNGETKFRWLFREEPLNNIDTGWMAFGDSDNDEYVNDPKNLTVVDLNTLINIEPTILNVYEMPVGTDLIFIEEDGEKYFINAKTNEQIREKVKSPFMIAFENNLNFLRKDEYSKEFIENLFIESNKISLHTIGEVDFPTGRVIIADPLCYLHSEENRKILDRTIPIGKYEVELAILNSKTVFKRVIGARLKIKNDKIIRYEQTQNISSSFNGFGVDAGLASFCDASVAEEYTKFWYDWIKNNPNKNHYNDYFSKFFQRKQFIHWEIPGTNHKITMFETGFGDGYYMSLYGLNEKDEVCELVIPFINPELVD
- a CDS encoding alanine/glycine:cation symporter family protein encodes the protein MESLELFLTTVNKWLWGRWLVYVLLALGILYTFTNGFIQVRYFKFIMKKTLVDSFKARNDEKGSGSISTFKAMMVTLAGNVGGGNVVGVATAVAAGGMGAVFWMWVAAFFGMALKYGEIVLSQLYRGKDSEGNLLSGPMYYIRDGLKAPWLGIVIAVLMCTKMMGANLVQSNTISGVLKSNYNVPTWLTGVILICCLMAVVLGGLKRLANIATSLVPIMSIFYVAVGLLVILLHIQEVPGVFKEIFTQAFSMKAAAGGTGGYIIARAMQYGITRGMYSNEAGEGTAPFAHGSAIVDHPCEEGITGVTEVFLDTIIICSITAIVIGVTGIYQSDLSPAVMAIESFGTVWEPLKHLATFALLLFCFTTLMGQWFNAAKSFTYAFGPKVTDKVRFVFPFLCIIGAITKISLVWTIQDVAMGLVIIPNLIALIILFPQVSKQTKDYFSKQK
- the metA gene encoding homoserine O-succinyltransferase; protein product: MPIRVANDIPAKNQLTEEGIIFIEEARANTQDIRPLNILILNLMPKKEETETQLLRLIGNSPLQINVEFLMVKDHESKNTNLSHIEKFYQYFDDIKDNFYDALIITGAPVEQMEYEEVDYWKELQKIFEWSKTHVFSCLHICWAAQARLYNDYKIAKTIQPAKVFGVFEHEIVESGNPLIRGFSDVFLAPHSRHTHIDENKLASTKELEILAKSEVGSLLISTEDLRKIFITGHLEYDRETLLGEYRRDKDKGLEIQVPVNYFPNDDDTKKPLQTWKTTAHLFYHNWLNAVYQLTPYDLKDLAK
- a CDS encoding glycerophosphodiester phosphodiesterase, which produces MTKNFAHRGFSGKYPENTMLAFEKAVEIGADGAELDVQLTKDGEVVIIHDETIDRTTDGKGYVVDYTYEELSKFNASYIYTGKMGFNKIPTLKEYFELVKDLDFVTNIELKTGINQYLGIEEKVYKLIKEYKLEKKVIISSFNHFSVLRMKKIAPELKCGFLSEDWIIDAGAYTASHGIECFHPRFNNLIPEVVEELKKNNIEINTWTVNKEEDIKDLINKGIDILIGNYPDLVKKIINENK
- a CDS encoding toxin-antitoxin system YwqK family antitoxin; this encodes MKKFFVTLILMLSVFSIANAHPFKTEKELNNFFSKIDQLIKEELKKDYREEMTKRKGTADREYTFEMEDDRTVLITRSIAGIKPETEITQYFNSEGKLYMISSLTSETEKDLYALYRKYDKNGNLFIYSYAIDGKNTDRGYYSDGKLAYILELKIIKGQPPIPNGKYIEYYKNGQIKVQGNNKDGKRDGEFKAFLRNGKSAGSVFYKDGKIIKSTLVKAMKDNASFSLVTDKSYDLNLYEIITEEFKNKLLEGYLIFKKDGLFNGEKREYYEEGEIKAITPFKNSLAEGTYISYYQNGNIKVKNTYKNGNEEGEGLFYYENGQLEEKYFMKNGKLDGEAINYFEDGKIRNKAIFKDGIILEEEVHENNEIKKNIFKNEEIVQQDIYTKNKILKATIFFLENEKTKIITYHKNGNKQEEVFSINGLLDGEAFIYYPSGKLENKSFFKNGKREGESLTYYENGKLKKKILYKNGIAIVYYENGMIEEKAYFVDDKKENERLYYDKKGNLIKTEIYKNNVKQ